Proteins from a genomic interval of Methanoplanus endosymbiosus:
- a CDS encoding right-handed parallel beta-helix repeat-containing protein: protein MFWGKNKIALISLMLLISSLILCGAAAAEDLQISSGSETESDNRNNYSVSENSSLLNNENNSYPVNNENNSYPVNNENNYSVSVPAVLPEQVNAEEDTGTDVPDVYPNISAAIDAANPGDTITVGSGTYNEIIEINKPLTIKGVDTGGGLPVISGGGMSSALAVVSINCNNSVIDNFHVRDYEGSHWYGSGIFLNASHCSILNSTISDSVNGRGIYSGYINYYKEITNSTISGNIIHSNNKGIYLDRGCSNIKITSNEIRNNTYGFRSYNNPHLFLRNNSLHDNSYNLILFDYTGDGDIDTSNLVDGKPVYYLSGESGRTIDSSTNAGMVILVKCEDITVSGLDLSNCGTGIFIAGCNNCKISGNTIKYSEYGIENTGSNGSTISDNQMIDGWCGIIIDGSTDVTLRRNEASGNNFNYAMWSFAGNDIDQTNTADKKPVLYYDGETSLEITSEDNPGAVFLTGCSDIYIHNIEISNEDAGVHIEESTGVRTENCNFSDIYSAVILDESEECSLKYSDVEDCHILAELYNSNNNSVNKNEGRNCNELAYISSGRYNSIKRNNISSAYSGLYLTNSDYNLISRNTISTGGIYLNTYNSVNNSVYLNDFITGIYYNDNLNDGFDGIQSSVSRYYLHKPELNSETEHDYYRNYDNTGPYTGYGSIITNEIPDGTVIIDESYSKNLWNSTYLTYQYEEKTYSGYMGNFWTSYSGTDTDGNGIGNTEHYIGYEEYDHYPLIKTHDNYIICSEQNNADFTANPLFGAKPLEVTFTDRSVGDPYEWSWDFGDGSNSTKKNPVHTYTQTGTFSVSLNITNSTGTYSAAKYDYIKVTDPLVVPDNYPTISAAISAAENGDTIQVKSGEYNEIVTINKTLILTGIDTGSGLPVINGEGLSDANSLVSLDCNNSVIENFVIQNFKGDYWASSGIYMNASYCSVLNNTICDLNYGIYSSYIGYYKERFNNTISGNTISSNNEGIYLDRGCSNIKITSNEIRNNTYGLESYDNSYLFLRNNSLHDNSYNLILFDYTGDSDIDTGNLVDGKPVYYLSGESGRTIDSSTNAGMVCLVNCSDITVSDLDLSNCGVGIWISGCNNCTISGNTIKYSEYGIENTGSNGSTISDNQISNGGWCGIIIDGSTDVTLRRNEASGNNYNYAMWSFAGNDIDQTNTADKKPVLYYDGETSLEITSEDNPGAVFLTGCSDIYIHDIEISNEDAGVHIEESIGVRTENCNFSDIYSAVILDKSEECSFKYSDVEDCHILAELYNSNNNSVNKNEGRNCDVPAYISSGRYNSIKRNNISSDYSYLYISDSDYNLISRNTISTGGIYLYTYNSVNNSVYLNDFITGINYNDNLNDGFDGIQSSVSRYYLHKPELNSETEHDNYRNYDNTGPYTGYDSIITNEIPDGTVIIDESYSKNLWNSPTKLTYQYREGNYSGYMGNFWTSYSGTDTDGNGIGNTEHYIGYEEYDHYPLINTTDNYILYSVKGDFNGNGFVDIGDVSRVAYMVAGLTPVDMAADFNGNGKVDIGDAAMIAWYFVGKTAEL from the coding sequence ATGTTTTGGGGTAAGAATAAAATTGCTTTAATCAGCTTAATGCTTCTAATATCTTCACTGATATTATGCGGTGCAGCAGCAGCAGAAGATTTACAGATATCTTCCGGTTCGGAAACAGAGTCAGATAATAGAAATAATTACTCAGTATCTGAAAACAGTTCTTTGTTAAATAATGAAAATAACAGTTATCCGGTAAATAATGAGAATAACAGTTATCCGGTAAATAATGAAAATAACTATTCTGTATCAGTACCGGCTGTTCTGCCTGAACAGGTCAATGCAGAAGAAGATACAGGCACGGATGTCCCTGATGTCTACCCAAACATTTCAGCAGCCATTGATGCTGCAAATCCGGGTGACACAATCACTGTCGGGAGCGGCACTTACAATGAAATTATTGAGATCAATAAACCTCTCACAATCAAAGGAGTTGACACAGGAGGCGGCCTGCCTGTTATCAGCGGCGGGGGGATGAGTTCTGCCCTGGCAGTGGTATCCATAAACTGCAATAATTCAGTTATTGATAATTTCCATGTCAGAGATTATGAAGGATCTCACTGGTATGGATCAGGAATATTCCTGAATGCAAGTCATTGCAGCATACTTAACAGTACAATTTCTGATTCTGTAAATGGTCGCGGCATTTATTCAGGATACATCAATTATTATAAAGAAATAACCAATTCAACAATTTCAGGAAATATAATTCACTCAAATAATAAAGGAATCTATCTTGACCGGGGATGCAGCAATATAAAAATTACATCCAATGAGATCAGGAATAATACATACGGATTCAGATCATATAATAACCCACATCTGTTCCTCCGGAATAACAGTCTCCATGACAATTCCTACAATCTGATATTGTTCGATTATACCGGAGACGGTGATATAGACACAAGTAATCTCGTTGACGGAAAACCGGTTTACTACTTATCCGGCGAGTCAGGAAGAACAATTGACTCATCAACCAATGCCGGCATGGTCATCCTTGTAAAATGTGAAGATATCACAGTATCCGGTCTTGATCTATCTAATTGTGGTACTGGAATTTTTATTGCAGGCTGTAATAACTGCAAAATTTCCGGGAATACAATAAAATATTCAGAATACGGAATAGAAAATACAGGATCAAACGGAAGTACAATATCTGACAATCAGATGATTGACGGATGGTGTGGCATTATTATTGATGGCTCCACAGACGTAACACTACGGAGAAATGAGGCATCAGGAAATAATTTCAATTATGCAATGTGGTCATTTGCAGGAAATGATATAGATCAGACAAATACAGCAGACAAAAAACCGGTTTTATATTATGACGGAGAAACATCCTTAGAGATCACTTCAGAAGATAATCCCGGTGCGGTATTTTTAACCGGATGCAGCGATATTTACATTCATAATATTGAAATCAGCAATGAGGATGCAGGGGTTCACATTGAAGAGAGTACAGGAGTGAGAACAGAAAACTGCAATTTCTCAGACATTTACAGTGCAGTCATTCTGGATGAATCTGAAGAATGCTCACTCAAATATAGTGATGTAGAAGACTGCCACATTCTTGCAGAACTCTATAACTCCAATAATAATTCAGTTAATAAAAATGAGGGCCGGAATTGTAATGAACTTGCATACATATCTTCAGGCAGATATAACAGTATAAAAAGAAATAATATCAGTTCTGCTTATTCCGGTTTGTACCTCACAAATTCTGATTACAATCTTATATCCAGAAATACTATCAGTACAGGCGGAATTTACCTGAACACCTACAATTCTGTAAACAATTCTGTTTATCTCAATGATTTCATTACCGGAATTTACTATAATGATAATTTAAATGACGGTTTTGACGGGATTCAGTCATCTGTGAGCAGATATTACCTGCACAAACCGGAATTAAACTCAGAAACAGAACATGATTATTACCGGAATTACGATAACACCGGCCCATACACCGGATATGGCAGCATCATTACGAATGAAATTCCGGATGGCACAGTAATAATAGATGAATCCTACTCCAAAAATCTCTGGAATTCAACATATCTGACTTACCAGTATGAAGAAAAGACCTATTCAGGATATATGGGCAACTTCTGGACATCATATTCCGGAACAGACACAGACGGCAATGGAATAGGAAATACTGAACATTATATCGGGTATGAGGAATATGACCATTATCCTCTGATAAAAACACATGATAATTATATAATCTGTTCAGAACAGAACAATGCGGATTTCACTGCAAATCCTTTATTTGGAGCAAAACCGCTTGAAGTAACATTTACTGACAGGTCAGTCGGTGATCCCTATGAATGGTCATGGGACTTTGGAGATGGATCAAATTCAACTAAAAAGAATCCAGTACATACATATACACAGACAGGAACATTCTCAGTCTCACTCAATATAACAAACAGCACAGGTACATATTCAGCAGCAAAATATGACTACATAAAAGTAACAGATCCCTTAGTTGTGCCTGACAATTATCCAACAATCAGCGCAGCAATCAGTGCAGCAGAAAACGGAGATACAATTCAGGTTAAAAGTGGAGAGTATAACGAGATTGTAACGATCAATAAAACCCTGATTTTAACCGGAATTGATACAGGAAGCGGACTTCCGGTTATAAACGGAGAGGGCCTATCAGATGCCAATTCCCTTGTTTCACTTGACTGCAACAATTCAGTAATTGAAAATTTTGTCATTCAGAATTTTAAAGGAGATTACTGGGCATCTTCCGGAATTTATATGAATGCAAGCTATTGCAGCGTATTAAACAATACAATCTGTGACTTAAATTATGGAATTTATAGCAGCTATATCGGTTACTACAAAGAAAGGTTCAATAATACAATTTCCGGAAACACTATATCTTCAAATAATGAAGGAATTTATCTTGACCGGGGATGCAGCAATATAAAAATTACATCCAATGAGATCCGGAATAATACCTATGGATTAGAATCATATGATAACTCCTACCTATTCCTCCGGAATAACAGTCTCCATGACAATTCCTATAATCTGATATTATTCGATTATACCGGAGACAGTGATATAGACACAGGCAATCTCGTTGACGGAAAACCGGTTTACTACTTATCCGGCGAGTCAGGAAGAACAATTGACTCATCAACCAATGCCGGCATGGTCTGCCTTGTCAACTGTAGTGATATAACCGTTTCAGACCTTGATCTATCAAACTGCGGTGTTGGAATCTGGATTTCAGGCTGTAATAACTGCACAATCTCCGGGAATACAATAAAATATTCAGAATACGGAATAGAAAATACAGGATCAAACGGAAGTACAATATCTGACAATCAGATAAGTAACGGCGGATGGTGTGGCATTATTATTGATGGCTCCACAGACGTAACACTACGGAGAAATGAGGCATCAGGAAATAATTATAATTATGCAATGTGGTCATTTGCAGGAAATGATATAGATCAGACAAATACAGCAGACAAAAAACCGGTTCTATATTACGACGGAGAAACATCCTTAGAGATCACTTCAGAAGATAATCCCGGTGCGGTATTTTTAACCGGATGCAGTGATATTTACATTCACGATATTGAGATCAGCAATGAGGATGCAGGGGTTCACATTGAAGAGAGTATAGGAGTGAGAACAGAAAACTGCAATTTCTCAGATATTTACAGTGCAGTCATTTTAGATAAATCAGAAGAATGCTCATTTAAATATAGTGATGTAGAAGACTGCCACATTCTTGCAGAACTCTATAACTCCAATAATAATTCAGTAAATAAAAATGAGGGCCGGAATTGTGATGTACCTGCATACATATCTTCAGGCAGATATAACAGTATAAAAAGAAATAATATCAGTTCTGATTATTCCTATTTGTACATCAGTGATTCCGATTACAATCTTATATCCAGAAATACTATCAGTACAGGCGGAATTTACCTGTACACCTACAATTCTGTAAATAATTCTGTTTATCTCAATGATTTCATTACCGGAATTAACTATAATGATAATTTAAATGACGGTTTTGACGGGATTCAGTCATCTGTGAGCAGGTACTACCTGCACAAACCGGAATTAAACTCAGAAACAGAACATGATAATTACCGGAATTACGATAACACCGGCCCATACACCGGATATGACAGCATCATTACGAATGAAATTCCGGATGGCACAGTAATAATAGATGAATCCTACTCCAAAAATCTCTGGAATTCACCAACTAAATTAACATATCAGTACAGAGAAGGCAATTATTCAGGATATATGGGCAACTTCTGGACATCATATTCCGGAACAGACACAGACGGCAATGGAATAGGAAATACTGAACATTATATCGGGTATGAGGAATATGACCACTACCCTCTGATCAACACAACTGATAATTACATATTATACTCAGTCAAAGGCGACTTTAACGGCAACGGATTTGTTGACATCGGTGACGTATCAAGGGTTGCCTATATGGTTGCAGGCTTAACTCCGGTTGACATGGCAGCTGACTTCAACGGCAATGGTAAGGTCGATATTGGCGATGCGGCAATGATTGCCTGGTACTTTGTCGGAAAAACAGCAGAACTTTAA
- a CDS encoding M24 family metallopeptidase, translating into MHTKVPAPELKRRMTRFRDEMSGIDPDWEMAAVFSKVNQYYFTGTMQDGVLLIPSDGEAEFFVRRSFERAEAESNFPVIKQMRSYRDAASEMGGTPKIIYTEKEIVPLSLMDRFTKHFPVEEIRGVDNTILKLRSVKSRYELGFIREAGKIHRFVLEDVIPGILKERMTEADLGAELFRALIDEGHQGMIRFRAFDTDFVLGQIAFGDNSLNPTNFDSPSGFLGMGTSVPVLGSRRRKLKNGDLVFIDVGCGVCGYHTDKTMTYMMNSHPKNDISDINDRLYDIQMETAKLLKPGAIPSEIYDTIMGTIEPEFLDNFMGFKNRRASFLGHSIGLQIDELPVIAKRFDEPIEKNMVFAIEPKKGIEGFGMVGTENTFIVTARGAESVTGKHPGLMVVE; encoded by the coding sequence ATGCATACGAAGGTGCCGGCACCGGAACTTAAGAGGCGTATGACACGCTTCAGGGATGAGATGTCAGGAATAGATCCGGACTGGGAAATGGCGGCAGTCTTCAGTAAAGTTAATCAGTATTATTTTACAGGGACGATGCAGGACGGTGTTCTGCTCATACCTTCTGATGGTGAGGCAGAATTTTTTGTCCGGAGGAGTTTTGAGAGAGCTGAGGCTGAATCAAATTTTCCGGTCATAAAACAGATGAGAAGTTACAGGGACGCTGCATCTGAGATGGGAGGGACACCAAAGATAATTTATACCGAAAAAGAGATTGTCCCTCTCTCACTTATGGACAGATTTACAAAGCATTTCCCTGTAGAGGAGATCCGGGGTGTTGATAATACCATACTGAAACTCCGGTCAGTAAAAAGCCGGTATGAACTTGGATTTATCCGTGAGGCCGGAAAGATACACAGGTTTGTTCTTGAGGATGTCATTCCCGGAATTTTAAAGGAGAGAATGACTGAAGCCGATCTTGGTGCTGAATTATTCAGGGCGCTGATTGATGAGGGGCATCAGGGTATGATAAGATTCAGGGCCTTTGATACCGATTTTGTGCTTGGGCAGATTGCATTTGGTGACAATTCCTTAAATCCGACAAATTTTGACAGTCCCAGCGGATTTCTGGGGATGGGGACTTCAGTGCCTGTTCTTGGAAGCAGAAGGCGGAAGCTAAAGAACGGAGATCTTGTATTCATTGATGTTGGCTGTGGTGTATGCGGGTACCATACAGATAAGACGATGACTTATATGATGAACAGCCATCCGAAAAATGATATTTCCGATATTAATGACCGGCTGTATGATATTCAGATGGAGACTGCAAAGCTCTTAAAGCCGGGTGCAATACCTTCTGAAATTTATGATACTATAATGGGAACGATTGAGCCGGAATTTCTGGATAATTTCATGGGCTTTAAAAACCGGCGGGCCAGTTTTCTTGGTCACAGTATAGGGCTTCAGATTGATGAACTTCCGGTGATCGCAAAAAGGTTTGATGAACCAATTGAGAAGAATATGGTCTTTGCAATTGAGCCTAAGAAGGGAATTGAAGGATTTGGTATGGTTGGGACTGAGAATACGTTTATTGTGACTGCCAGAGGGGCAGAGAGTGTTACGGGAAAGCATCCCGGACTTATGGTTGTAGAATGA
- a CDS encoding UPF0182 family membrane protein produces the protein MKYSHYLALIPVIIIIVCAALISFLGDYYWFDSVGYAGIFLNIIAVSVILGVISAVVFFGFSYICARISLKSAANGGDVSVINKRIVMLLCAIGALFGGLSVSSQWETVLMFLNQSPFGILDPIFGLDAGFYVFSLPFFNLVVNFFIGIVIFSTIVSFLGYLLESEILTLNFSEYPITEFKGQFKIDSFIPQLSVLLFFLFSAISARIWLARYDLLFTPGETVFGVGYTDATVTLPVMAVLTFVSFLIGIGFLINEKLRRPEVIKYGVVIFIAVAILGVVAGGVVQVLIVSPNEFNLEKTYLSYNINSTLAAYGLDDVDEQQFTVDYNLTSADIINNGPTVENIRLWDWRPLKTTYEQLQLFRTYYEFNDIDVDRYTFDDSYKEVLISAREMNIKDLPSQAQTWVNTHLVYTHGYGAVMSPVDVVSKEGLPDFYLKDIPPTSEYISLDQPGIYYGEGLDDYSVVMTKTEEFDYPSSDDNIYTTYQGSGGVELSGIIQRLIYAIKFKSVELLVSGSLDSDSRILMNRNILERADVVAPFLSYDSDPYVVVSDGRLFWIIDAYTKTDKFPYSATVQASDYEEFNYLRNSVKVVIDAYNGDITYYVVNGNDPLIRAYEGMFPGVFKDFSEMPENLREHVRYPAGIFEIQSEVYSLYHMTDPRVFYNREDAWNVPDEVYRGSRQRMEPYYVIMKLPGEESEEFIQMLPFTPRSKENLIAWMAVRSDTPNYGGIVVYQFSKQELTYGPMQIEARIDQDTEISQDITLWSQSGSSVLRGNTLIIPIENSLLYVEPLYLEATEKGTLPQLKRVIVAYGDRLTMQDTLAEALDEIFGNIAVERSVGGAGEGIGAGEEVEVLSSEVVDKLNRIAVLYDSAQVALNNGDLGEYQRNIDQIGSIIKS, from the coding sequence ATGAAATATTCTCATTATCTCGCACTGATACCTGTAATAATAATTATAGTATGTGCGGCATTAATCTCATTTCTGGGAGATTACTACTGGTTTGATTCTGTCGGTTATGCCGGTATTTTCTTAAATATAATCGCAGTGTCAGTAATTCTCGGAGTAATTTCGGCAGTTGTATTTTTTGGTTTTAGTTATATATGTGCCAGAATTTCGCTGAAGTCAGCAGCAAACGGGGGTGACGTTTCGGTTATAAACAAGAGAATAGTTATGCTTCTCTGTGCCATTGGAGCACTTTTTGGCGGATTATCTGTATCATCACAGTGGGAAACTGTGCTGATGTTTTTAAACCAGAGTCCCTTTGGCATCTTAGATCCGATTTTCGGACTTGATGCAGGATTTTATGTATTTTCACTGCCGTTTTTTAACCTGGTTGTGAATTTTTTCATTGGAATTGTCATATTTTCGACAATTGTCTCTTTTTTGGGTTACCTTCTGGAATCTGAAATTCTGACTCTCAATTTCAGTGAATATCCAATAACTGAATTTAAAGGGCAGTTTAAGATCGATTCTTTCATTCCGCAGCTCAGCGTTCTGCTCTTCTTCCTGTTTTCGGCAATATCTGCCCGTATCTGGCTTGCACGCTATGATCTGCTCTTCACTCCCGGTGAAACAGTATTTGGTGTAGGTTATACCGATGCGACAGTTACACTGCCGGTTATGGCAGTGCTGACATTTGTATCATTCCTGATTGGAATAGGATTTTTGATCAATGAAAAGCTGCGCAGGCCGGAAGTTATTAAATACGGTGTTGTCATCTTCATTGCAGTTGCCATTCTGGGAGTTGTTGCAGGCGGAGTTGTCCAGGTTCTCATTGTATCGCCAAATGAGTTCAATCTTGAAAAGACGTATCTGTCATATAATATAAACAGCACTCTTGCTGCTTATGGTCTTGATGATGTGGATGAGCAGCAGTTCACTGTCGATTATAATCTGACATCAGCAGACATAATTAATAACGGTCCTACTGTTGAAAATATCCGTCTCTGGGACTGGAGGCCGCTGAAGACGACATATGAACAGTTGCAGCTCTTCAGGACATATTATGAATTCAATGATATTGACGTTGACCGCTATACCTTCGATGACAGTTATAAGGAGGTGTTGATCTCAGCAAGGGAGATGAATATTAAAGATCTTCCGTCACAGGCACAGACGTGGGTTAATACTCATCTGGTCTATACTCATGGTTATGGGGCTGTTATGAGTCCGGTTGATGTTGTATCCAAAGAGGGCCTGCCTGATTTTTACTTAAAGGACATTCCGCCCACTTCTGAATACATCAGTCTTGACCAGCCCGGAATTTATTATGGTGAGGGCCTGGATGATTACTCTGTTGTTATGACAAAGACTGAGGAGTTTGATTATCCGTCCAGTGATGACAATATTTATACCACATATCAGGGTTCCGGAGGCGTTGAACTATCCGGAATAATTCAGAGGCTGATCTATGCTATTAAGTTTAAATCAGTAGAGCTTCTGGTTTCGGGATCACTTGATTCTGACAGCAGAATTCTGATGAACAGGAATATTCTTGAACGTGCAGATGTTGTTGCACCCTTTTTGTCATATGATTCAGATCCATATGTTGTTGTTTCAGACGGCAGGCTCTTCTGGATAATTGATGCCTATACTAAAACGGATAAATTCCCGTATTCGGCAACTGTTCAGGCATCTGATTATGAAGAGTTCAATTATCTGAGAAACAGTGTCAAGGTTGTAATTGATGCCTACAACGGTGATATTACCTATTATGTTGTCAATGGAAATGATCCCCTGATTCGGGCATATGAAGGGATGTTTCCGGGTGTATTTAAGGACTTTTCAGAGATGCCTGAAAACCTGCGTGAGCATGTCAGGTATCCGGCGGGAATCTTTGAGATTCAGTCTGAGGTCTATTCACTGTATCATATGACTGATCCGAGGGTGTTTTATAACCGGGAAGATGCCTGGAATGTACCGGATGAGGTGTACAGGGGTTCAAGGCAGAGGATGGAGCCGTATTATGTCATCATGAAGCTTCCGGGCGAGGAGTCTGAGGAGTTTATTCAGATGCTGCCGTTTACTCCACGCAGTAAGGAGAATCTGATTGCCTGGATGGCTGTCAGGTCTGACACACCAAATTACGGCGGTATTGTGGTCTATCAGTTCTCCAAGCAGGAGCTGACATACGGGCCTATGCAGATTGAGGCCAGAATTGATCAGGATACTGAGATATCACAGGATATTACCCTGTGGTCACAGTCCGGATCTTCGGTTTTAAGAGGTAATACGCTCATAATTCCGATTGAAAACTCACTGCTGTATGTTGAACCGCTTTATCTTGAGGCAACGGAGAAGGGCACTCTTCCGCAGCTTAAGCGTGTGATTGTTGCCTATGGCGACCGCCTGACTATGCAGGATACTCTTGCTGAGGCACTGGATGAGATATTTGGTAATATTGCTGTCGAAAGGTCTGTCGGAGGTGCCGGTGAGGGCATTGGTGCAGGTGAAGAGGTCGAGGTCCTCAGCAGCGAGGTAGTGGATAAATTAAACCGGATTGCTGTACTGTATGACAGTGCACAGGTGGCGCTTAATAATGGTGATCTTGGAGAATACCAGAGAAATATTGATCAGATAGGCAGCATTATTAAATCCTGA